In one Saimiri boliviensis isolate mSaiBol1 chromosome 19, mSaiBol1.pri, whole genome shotgun sequence genomic region, the following are encoded:
- the SH2D1B gene encoding SH2 domain-containing protein 1B, protein MKLAESHRPLEKEIFPQEAQLLPHPSSELSLDLGGEFQANRAAWDTRAFSMDLPYYHGPLTKRDCETLLLKEGVDGNFLLRDSESIPGVLCLCVSFKNTVYTYRIFRERHGYYKIQAAENVPKQVFPNLKELISKYEKPNQGLVVSLLKPIKRTSLSLRWRETKLELETFMNSNSDYVDVLPSS, encoded by the exons ATGAAGCTGGCTGAGTCTCACAGACCACTAGAGAAAGAGATATTTCCACAGGAGGCACAACTGCTTCCACATCCCTCCTCAGAGCTATCCCTTGACTTGGGGGGTGAATTTCAGGCCAACAGGGCTGCCTGGGATACAAGAGCATTCTCCATGGATCTTCCTTACTACCACGGCCCTCTGACCAAGCGAGATTGTGAAACCTTACTGCTCAAGGAAGGGGTGGATGGCAACTTTCTGTTAAGAGACAGCGAGTCGATACCAGGAGTCCTGTGCCTCTGTGTCTC GTTCAAAAATACTGTCTACACATACCGAATCTTCAGAGAGAGACATGGGTATTACAAGATACAG GCTGCAGAAAATGTTCCAAAACAGGTCTTTCCAAACCTAAAGGAACTGATCTCCAAATATGAAAAACCAAATCAGGGGCTGGTGGTTAGCCTTTTAAAGCCAATAAAGAGAACCAGCCTCAGCTTGAGATGGAGAGAAACGAAATTGGAGTTGGAAACATTTATG aaCAGTAACAGTGATTATGTGGATGTCTTGCCTTCAAGTTAA